A portion of the Natronococcus sp. AD-5 genome contains these proteins:
- a CDS encoding potassium channel family protein, translating to MVRLTYRIAGYFGSLAILISTYAYVYQWGMAALEGEPRTWFQALDVVFHSMTTTGYGQDAPWGTPEMTLLMMLIQVTGISYIFVAVPLFVIPWLQTIVQPTPPEHVNELEDHVVIVGYTDLCDTLVDELEASGTPYVILEADGDRAQRLHEGGLTVLHGDPATDDTLDAAQLGDATAVVVDGTEHEFVRAVLAVQDRDPEATVFVLIADPSRARYFRYAGVDEVLSPKHRLGKGLGDRVRDVVEPDLGDGFELREAFDVVEFLVDPDADLFGETVASSRRLEQTGATVLGAWVRGDFVTTLSERVRIDQNTALLVAGTESELEAAAELTGSSGHRYRTAADPVVVVGAGFVGRSAYGTLERAGLETVVVDREAGGHVDVVGDATNEKTLLEARIEDAETLIVALETDDDAILTVLTARALNPDLEIIVGANTAESVTALRAAGASYVLALPNVAGRMILLRVFEHEVMTLGDRLQLRRVAASALVGDELSAAKIRRETGCTVVALERDGDVHSAVDGTRFAADDHLVIAGTDRQIARFRDAYAEN from the coding sequence GTGGTTCGACTCACCTATCGGATCGCGGGCTACTTCGGTTCGCTGGCGATTCTGATAAGCACGTACGCGTACGTCTACCAGTGGGGAATGGCGGCCCTCGAGGGCGAACCGCGAACGTGGTTCCAGGCGCTCGACGTCGTCTTCCACTCGATGACGACGACGGGGTACGGCCAGGACGCACCCTGGGGAACCCCCGAGATGACGCTATTGATGATGCTGATACAGGTGACGGGCATCAGTTACATCTTCGTCGCCGTCCCGCTGTTCGTCATCCCGTGGTTGCAGACGATCGTCCAGCCGACGCCGCCCGAACACGTCAACGAACTCGAGGACCACGTCGTCATCGTCGGCTACACCGACCTCTGTGATACGCTCGTCGACGAACTCGAAGCCAGCGGGACGCCGTACGTAATCCTCGAGGCCGACGGGGATCGCGCTCAGCGCCTTCACGAGGGCGGCCTCACGGTCCTCCACGGGGATCCGGCGACCGACGACACGCTCGACGCGGCACAGCTCGGGGACGCGACCGCGGTCGTCGTCGACGGCACCGAACACGAGTTCGTCAGGGCCGTCCTCGCGGTCCAGGACCGCGATCCCGAAGCCACGGTGTTCGTCCTGATCGCCGATCCCTCGCGGGCGCGGTACTTCCGCTACGCCGGCGTCGACGAGGTGCTGTCGCCGAAACACCGGCTCGGAAAGGGCCTGGGCGACAGAGTCCGGGACGTGGTCGAACCCGACCTTGGCGACGGGTTCGAGCTCAGGGAGGCATTCGACGTCGTCGAATTCCTCGTCGATCCGGACGCCGACCTCTTCGGCGAGACCGTCGCCTCGTCCCGCCGGCTCGAGCAAACCGGTGCGACCGTCCTCGGCGCGTGGGTTCGCGGCGATTTCGTCACCACGCTATCCGAGCGCGTCCGCATCGACCAGAACACCGCACTGCTCGTGGCCGGAACCGAGTCGGAGCTCGAAGCGGCCGCGGAACTGACCGGCTCGAGCGGACACCGCTATCGGACGGCGGCGGATCCCGTCGTCGTGGTCGGCGCCGGATTCGTCGGCCGATCGGCGTACGGGACCCTCGAGCGCGCCGGACTGGAGACCGTAGTCGTCGACCGCGAGGCCGGCGGCCACGTGGACGTCGTCGGCGACGCGACGAACGAGAAGACCCTCCTCGAGGCGAGGATCGAAGACGCCGAGACGCTCATCGTCGCGCTCGAGACGGACGACGACGCGATCCTCACGGTGCTCACCGCCCGCGCGCTCAATCCAGATCTCGAGATCATCGTCGGCGCCAACACCGCGGAGAGCGTGACCGCGCTGCGAGCCGCGGGCGCCAGCTACGTTCTCGCATTACCGAACGTCGCCGGTCGCATGATCCTCCTCCGCGTGTTCGAACACGAGGTCATGACCCTCGGCGACCGGCTCCAGCTGCGTCGGGTGGCCGCGTCCGCGCTCGTGGGCGACGAACTCTCGGCGGCGAAGATACGCCGAGAAACGGGGTGCACCGTCGTCGCGCTCGAACGCGACGGAGACGTCCACTCCGCGGTCGACGGAACGCGGTTCGCCGCCGACGATCACCTCGTTATCGCCGGCACGGATCGACAGATCGCCCGGTTTCGAGACGCGTACGCGGAGAACTAA
- a CDS encoding DUF5798 family protein: protein MGLGSTAKKIQGLSERAEAMYKQVQELQRRIIHLEDEVDDTHDTVRRIDHQLSDQRELLLAIADEQGIDGEEILADAAIDQPEGEDGEADDATEEVEEQSGPGETTAE from the coding sequence ATGGGACTTGGCAGCACTGCAAAGAAAATCCAGGGTCTGTCCGAGCGCGCCGAAGCGATGTACAAGCAGGTCCAGGAGCTCCAGCGGCGTATCATTCACCTCGAGGACGAGGTCGACGACACTCACGACACCGTCCGACGGATCGACCACCAGCTGAGCGACCAGCGCGAACTGCTGCTCGCGATCGCCGACGAGCAGGGGATCGACGGCGAGGAGATCCTCGCCGACGCGGCGATCGACCAGCCCGAAGGCGAGGACGGCGAGGCTGACGACGCTACCGAAGAGGTCGAGGAGCAGTCCGGTCCGGGCGAGACGACCGCCGAGTAA
- a CDS encoding PLP-dependent cysteine synthase family protein codes for MTTHERPVDSVLETIGRTPLVRLHETPDDVRIYAKLESFNPGASVKDRIGRYMLERMLERGDVPTGGTVIEPTAGNTGIGLAIAAEQLGLDAIFVVPERFSVEKQQLMRALGAEIINTPTEDGMGGAIDRAHQLAEELDDAVVPQQFSNPLNTEAHYETTAPEIYEALDGEVGAVVAGCGTAGTLMGLARYALEQNSATHVAAVEPEGSVYGELFDEDREEDEYKIEGIGTHDTATNELFDPELVDEIQAVADRDAHDELKRLAREEGHLVASSAGAASVAAKRVARRIDEGELETPHDTVVTVFPDSSERYLSKGIYRSFEEWTS; via the coding sequence ATGACGACCCACGAGCGACCGGTGGACTCGGTGCTCGAGACGATCGGTCGGACGCCGCTCGTCCGGCTCCACGAGACGCCGGATGACGTTCGAATCTACGCCAAACTCGAGTCGTTCAACCCGGGTGCGAGCGTAAAGGACCGTATCGGCCGCTACATGCTCGAACGGATGCTCGAGCGCGGCGACGTGCCGACCGGCGGCACGGTGATCGAACCGACCGCCGGCAACACGGGGATCGGCCTCGCGATCGCGGCCGAACAGCTCGGCCTCGACGCGATTTTCGTGGTTCCGGAGCGATTCAGCGTCGAGAAACAGCAACTGATGCGCGCCCTCGGCGCGGAGATTATCAACACGCCCACGGAGGACGGGATGGGCGGCGCGATCGATCGCGCCCACCAGCTCGCCGAGGAGCTGGACGACGCCGTCGTCCCCCAGCAGTTCTCGAACCCCCTGAACACGGAAGCTCACTACGAGACGACCGCACCCGAGATCTACGAGGCGCTCGACGGCGAGGTCGGCGCCGTCGTCGCGGGCTGTGGAACGGCCGGGACGCTCATGGGACTCGCTCGCTACGCCCTCGAGCAGAATTCCGCGACCCACGTCGCCGCCGTCGAACCCGAGGGCTCGGTGTACGGCGAACTCTTCGACGAGGACCGCGAGGAAGACGAGTACAAGATCGAGGGGATCGGCACCCACGACACGGCGACCAACGAGCTGTTCGATCCCGAACTCGTAGACGAGATCCAGGCCGTCGCCGACCGGGACGCCCACGACGAACTCAAGCGTCTCGCCCGCGAGGAGGGCCACCTCGTCGCCTCGAGCGCCGGCGCGGCCAGCGTGGCCGCCAAGCGCGTCGCCCGACGGATCGACGAGGGCGAACTCGAGACGCCTCACGATACCGTCGTGACGGTGTTTCCCGACTCGAGCGAGCGGTACCTCTCGAAGGGGATCTACCGCTCGTTCGAGGAGTGGACGTCGTAG
- a CDS encoding CoA-binding protein, whose product MPVNAPDRLREILAAETIAVVGCSRSPGKAAHDVPNYLLERGYDVIPVNPYAEEIFGRRVYDALSDVDAEIDIVCIFRPSEEVSGVVDEALGREDVDVIWAQQGIRDDEAAARAEDAGRTVVQDRCMKVDHRRLVT is encoded by the coding sequence ATGCCAGTGAACGCGCCCGATCGGCTCCGGGAGATTCTCGCCGCCGAGACGATCGCCGTCGTCGGCTGCTCGAGGTCGCCGGGAAAAGCGGCCCACGACGTTCCGAACTACCTTCTGGAACGGGGCTACGACGTGATTCCGGTCAACCCCTACGCCGAGGAGATCTTCGGCCGACGCGTCTACGACGCGCTCTCGGACGTCGACGCGGAGATCGACATCGTCTGTATCTTCCGGCCGAGCGAGGAGGTCAGCGGCGTCGTCGACGAGGCGCTCGGACGCGAGGACGTCGACGTGATTTGGGCCCAGCAGGGGATCCGCGACGACGAGGCCGCCGCTCGCGCCGAGGATGCGGGACGAACCGTCGTCCAAGATCGGTGTATGAAAGTCGATCATCGGCGGCTCGTCACATGA
- a CDS encoding RAD55 family ATPase, with translation MYDLANVLPDTEVEAGTNVLVAGPPLTGKRSIALSILASGASRGDGSITVTTKDSADVVLAELPDDAVVGVVDCVTKQRGIGSVEDTSRVKYASSPVDMTGIGIKLSEFLQEFYDQRGLARNRVLLHSISTLLMYSDLQTVFRFLHVFTGRIQSADALGVYVIDSTSHDDQTMNTLKQLFDAVIEVTESEETNPEIRTAGLSR, from the coding sequence ATGTATGACCTTGCAAATGTCCTTCCGGACACCGAAGTCGAAGCCGGAACGAACGTACTCGTCGCAGGCCCGCCACTAACGGGGAAACGATCGATCGCCCTCAGCATCCTCGCAAGCGGTGCGAGCCGCGGCGATGGATCGATCACCGTCACCACGAAAGACAGCGCCGACGTCGTTCTCGCCGAACTTCCGGACGACGCCGTCGTCGGCGTCGTCGATTGTGTCACGAAACAACGCGGAATCGGCTCCGTCGAGGATACCTCGCGGGTCAAGTACGCGTCCTCGCCGGTCGACATGACCGGGATCGGGATCAAACTCTCGGAGTTCCTCCAGGAGTTCTACGACCAGCGAGGGCTGGCGCGAAATCGCGTGCTCCTCCACTCGATTTCGACGCTGCTGATGTATTCCGACCTCCAGACGGTGTTCCGATTCCTGCACGTCTTCACCGGCCGGATTCAGAGCGCGGACGCGCTCGGCGTCTACGTTATCGACTCGACGTCCCACGACGATCAGACGATGAACACGCTCAAGCAGCTGTTCGACGCGGTCATCGAGGTGACCGAAAGCGAGGAGACCAACCCCGAGATTCGGACGGCGGGTCTCTCGAGGTGA
- a CDS encoding geranylgeranylglycerol-phosphate geranylgeranyltransferase: MTAGETLRGLLELTRPVNVIAASVLTFIGAFVAGGATTHPFEVTTAVAATGLAVGAGNAINDYFDREIDRINQPDRAIPRGAVSPRGALVFSIVLFLGAVVLALLLPLPAVAIAGINLVALVAYTEVFKGLPGLGNALVAYLVGSTFLFGAAAVGEIGPAAVLFLLAAVATLTREIIKDVEDLEGDREEGLNTLPIAIGERRALLVATVLLVVAVLASPLPYLLEFFGTAYLLLVLPANAIMLYAAYESFEDPTAGQSHLKYGMFLAAVAFVAGRAVLEASAAA, from the coding sequence ATGACAGCGGGGGAGACGCTCCGTGGGTTGCTCGAGCTGACGCGGCCGGTGAACGTGATCGCCGCGAGCGTGCTGACGTTTATCGGCGCGTTCGTCGCCGGAGGCGCGACGACCCACCCGTTCGAGGTGACGACGGCGGTGGCGGCGACGGGGCTGGCGGTCGGCGCCGGAAACGCCATCAACGACTACTTCGACCGGGAGATCGACCGGATCAACCAGCCGGACAGGGCGATTCCCCGAGGCGCGGTCAGTCCGCGGGGCGCACTCGTGTTTAGCATCGTGCTCTTTCTGGGGGCCGTCGTGCTGGCGCTGCTGCTCCCGCTGCCGGCCGTCGCGATCGCGGGCATCAACCTCGTCGCCCTGGTCGCCTACACGGAAGTGTTCAAGGGGCTACCGGGGCTCGGTAACGCCCTGGTCGCCTACCTCGTCGGGAGCACCTTCCTCTTCGGCGCCGCGGCCGTGGGCGAGATCGGCCCCGCGGCGGTCCTCTTCCTGCTGGCGGCCGTCGCGACGCTGACCCGGGAGATCATCAAGGACGTCGAGGACCTCGAGGGCGACCGCGAGGAGGGGCTCAATACGCTCCCGATCGCGATCGGCGAGCGACGCGCCCTGCTCGTCGCGACGGTGCTGCTCGTCGTCGCCGTCCTCGCGAGCCCGCTCCCGTACCTCCTCGAGTTCTTCGGGACGGCGTACCTCCTGCTGGTGCTTCCGGCGAACGCGATCATGCTCTACGCCGCGTACGAGAGTTTCGAGGACCCGACGGCGGGACAGTCCCACCTCAAGTACGGAATGTTTCTCGCGGCCGTCGCGTTCGTCGCCGGTCGCGCCGTCCTCGAGGCCTCCGCGGCGGCCTGA
- a CDS encoding TIR domain-containing protein, which yields MARTTFFSFHYDNDIWRASQVRNSDVVDNSIDESGFIDGASWESIKRDGDDAVRDWINRNMKGCSVTVVLIGSETYNRKWINHEIEKSYQEDMGLVGVRIHKIRDEGGNRDGRGNNPLSRYQDSNTGESLSSIFNTYDWVSDNGRENLGDWVEEAAQIANR from the coding sequence ATGGCACGAACGACGTTCTTTAGCTTCCACTACGATAACGATATCTGGAGAGCTAGTCAGGTCCGGAATTCAGATGTCGTTGATAATAGTATTGATGAATCTGGATTTATCGATGGCGCAAGTTGGGAATCAATAAAACGTGATGGGGATGATGCAGTTCGAGACTGGATTAATAGAAATATGAAGGGCTGTTCTGTGACGGTCGTTTTAATTGGCAGCGAAACATACAATAGAAAATGGATAAATCATGAAATTGAAAAAAGTTATCAAGAAGACATGGGATTAGTCGGCGTTAGGATTCACAAAATACGAGATGAAGGCGGAAACAGGGATGGGCGTGGTAATAATCCGCTGTCAAGATATCAAGATTCGAACACAGGTGAAAGTCTGTCTTCTATTTTTAATACCTATGATTGGGTAAGTGATAATGGACGCGAGAATTTAGGGGATTGGGTGGAGGAGGCGGCTCAAATTGCTAACCGGTAA
- a CDS encoding HIT family protein: MADCEFCKIVSEDAPSSVVYQNDRTLAMMTLRPMARGHILVIPKKHAASLSEMEYKTGGELFEVGMKIAEALRVSEIESEGINFWLADGEAAGQEVFHVHLHVLPRSETDGIRLEGPRLDLNRSEMDSDAEIIKEQLNGDEHEF, from the coding sequence ATGGCAGATTGTGAGTTTTGTAAGATCGTATCCGAAGACGCGCCAAGCAGCGTTGTTTATCAGAATGACCGTACTTTGGCTATGATGACTCTTCGGCCAATGGCCAGAGGTCATATTCTTGTGATACCAAAAAAACATGCGGCCTCACTATCAGAAATGGAATACAAAACCGGGGGAGAACTGTTTGAGGTGGGGATGAAAATAGCTGAGGCGCTCAGAGTTTCAGAAATAGAGAGTGAAGGGATCAACTTTTGGCTAGCAGACGGGGAAGCCGCCGGTCAGGAAGTATTTCACGTTCATCTTCACGTGTTGCCAAGGTCAGAAACAGACGGAATTCGTTTGGAAGGACCGCGATTAGACTTGAATCGCTCAGAGATGGACTCCGACGCGGAAATCATCAAAGAACAGTTAAATGGAGATGAACATGAATTTTAA
- a CDS encoding TIR domain-containing protein: protein MVRRVFFSFHYERDKWRVNPVRNAWVTQGREAAGFEDAADWEEVKKQSEEEIKNWIDDQLHGTSVTAVLIGNETANRKYVNYEIKESVRQGNGIIGIRIHRLKDKDDGQDLQGSNPLKDFAIETKDGVKKLSNVFETYEWKRDDGWDNIGDWVEDAKQQADHLTQKEKRSIREKTSGEKFVKALQSAGKIGGIVGGSYLLYKWLQTANNDSTPVQNQNGLELPNKSQQNIDNIDVQSFGEDLINSGIDLINQDDDDNDGLI from the coding sequence ATGGTTCGGAGAGTATTCTTTAGCTTCCACTACGAGAGAGACAAGTGGCGAGTCAACCCGGTTAGAAATGCGTGGGTGACGCAAGGGAGAGAAGCCGCTGGTTTTGAGGACGCTGCGGACTGGGAGGAAGTCAAAAAGCAAAGCGAGGAAGAGATCAAGAACTGGATAGACGACCAGCTACACGGTACCTCAGTAACAGCAGTTCTGATCGGTAACGAAACCGCGAACCGGAAATACGTCAACTACGAGATTAAGGAGAGCGTCAGGCAGGGTAACGGAATAATCGGCATCAGGATACACCGGTTGAAAGACAAGGACGACGGTCAGGATCTCCAAGGCTCCAACCCGTTGAAAGATTTCGCCATCGAAACCAAAGACGGGGTGAAGAAACTCTCCAACGTATTTGAGACGTACGAATGGAAGAGAGATGATGGCTGGGATAACATAGGGGACTGGGTTGAAGATGCCAAACAGCAGGCCGACCACCTCACTCAGAAAGAGAAGAGGTCGATTAGAGAGAAAACTAGCGGAGAGAAGTTTGTGAAGGCCCTCCAATCTGCAGGTAAAATAGGGGGAATCGTCGGTGGAAGCTATCTACTGTACAAATGGCTGCAGACCGCCAATAACGACTCTACTCCTGTTCAGAACCAGAATGGGCTTGAACTACCGAACAAGTCTCAGCAAAACATTGATAATATTGACGTACAATCTTTCGGAGAGGATTTAATTAACTCTGGGATTGACCTCATAAATCAGGACGACGATGACAACGACGGGTTGATCTGA
- a CDS encoding PIN domain-containing protein: protein MRLVIDGNVVISALIADSKTRELIVTLEPDLLTPAFVYDEIENYEDLIVEKSGMEPDRVTQFIDLLFQYIEVVPADDFYPAIDRADEAIGDTDPDDVLYLACAFACDAAIWSDDSDFDEQDLTETYTTGDVIDSFDTL, encoded by the coding sequence ATGAGGCTGGTCATCGACGGCAACGTCGTCATTTCCGCACTCATCGCCGATTCGAAAACGCGCGAGCTCATCGTGACACTTGAACCGGACCTCTTGACGCCTGCGTTCGTTTACGACGAAATCGAGAACTATGAGGACCTGATCGTGGAGAAATCCGGGATGGAACCAGACCGGGTGACACAGTTCATCGACCTCCTGTTTCAGTACATCGAGGTCGTCCCCGCCGACGATTTCTATCCGGCTATCGATCGAGCAGACGAAGCAATCGGTGACACCGACCCCGACGATGTGCTCTATCTGGCGTGTGCGTTCGCCTGCGATGCGGCCATCTGGAGCGATGATTCCGACTTCGACGAGCAGGATTTAACAGAGACGTACACAACGGGTGACGTAATCGACTCGTTCGACACGCTCTGA
- a CDS encoding FAD-binding oxidoreductase: protein MTINAPIDEREYETLDQQNHGKVLQSGDDSYDEARSIWNAMIDREPAVIVRPAGAADVMTAVEFARERDLPLSVKGGGHNVAGNAVCDDCLTIDLSSMSSVRVDRTAQSARVGPGATMADLDHETQAFGLATPGGVISTTGVAGVTLGGGIGWLSRKYGLSIDNLRSVDVVTADGEVVTANEDENPDLFWAIRGGSGNFGIVTSFEFDLHEVGPDVLFGPIVYPYEDAPDVLARYEEFTRGAPRECTVWANSVAAPPLPFLPEEVHGTTVLILVGFYAGDLDEGEAVLEPLREYGDPIADAVEPTRYTEAQSLLDDLYAEGARNYWKAPNFTALGEETIDTILEYAERLPTPQSEILIHQVGGAVNDVASDATAYPHRDTEFIVTVAARWEDPTKDDECIAWVRECHDALAEGATGGTYVNFEGDREGRERNAYGENYDRLVESKNEYDPENLFRLNQNVKPAD, encoded by the coding sequence ATGACTATCAACGCTCCGATCGACGAGCGCGAATACGAAACGCTCGATCAACAAAACCACGGCAAGGTGCTCCAGTCCGGAGACGACAGCTACGACGAGGCCCGATCGATCTGGAACGCGATGATCGACCGGGAACCGGCCGTCATCGTCCGCCCTGCCGGGGCAGCCGACGTGATGACCGCGGTGGAGTTTGCCCGCGAGCGCGACCTCCCGCTCTCCGTCAAAGGCGGCGGCCATAACGTCGCTGGTAACGCCGTTTGTGACGACTGTCTCACGATCGACCTGTCCTCGATGTCGTCGGTGCGGGTCGATCGCACAGCCCAATCCGCCCGCGTCGGGCCCGGTGCGACGATGGCCGACCTCGACCACGAGACGCAGGCGTTCGGTCTCGCTACGCCCGGCGGCGTCATCTCGACGACCGGCGTCGCCGGTGTCACGCTCGGCGGCGGGATCGGCTGGCTCAGCCGCAAATACGGCCTCTCGATCGACAATCTTCGGTCGGTCGATGTCGTCACCGCGGACGGGGAGGTCGTAACCGCAAATGAAGACGAGAACCCGGACCTCTTCTGGGCGATTCGCGGCGGAAGCGGCAACTTCGGGATCGTCACGTCGTTCGAGTTCGACCTCCACGAGGTCGGCCCCGACGTGCTCTTCGGACCGATCGTCTACCCGTACGAGGACGCACCCGACGTGCTCGCCCGCTACGAGGAGTTTACCCGAGGCGCGCCGCGGGAGTGCACCGTCTGGGCGAACAGCGTCGCGGCGCCGCCGCTCCCGTTCCTTCCCGAAGAGGTCCACGGAACCACGGTTCTCATACTGGTGGGATTCTACGCCGGCGATCTCGACGAGGGCGAGGCGGTGCTCGAGCCGCTCCGCGAGTACGGTGACCCCATCGCCGACGCCGTCGAACCGACCCGCTATACGGAGGCCCAGAGCCTTCTGGACGATCTGTACGCCGAGGGTGCCCGAAACTACTGGAAGGCACCCAATTTCACGGCGCTCGGCGAGGAGACGATCGACACCATCCTCGAGTACGCCGAGCGGTTACCGACCCCGCAATCCGAGATACTCATCCACCAGGTCGGCGGGGCCGTCAACGATGTCGCGTCGGATGCGACCGCGTACCCGCACCGGGACACGGAGTTCATCGTAACCGTCGCCGCGCGCTGGGAGGATCCGACGAAAGACGACGAGTGCATCGCGTGGGTGCGAGAGTGTCACGATGCGCTCGCTGAAGGCGCGACGGGAGGAACGTACGTCAACTTCGAGGGCGACCGCGAAGGCCGTGAGCGGAACGCATACGGCGAGAACTACGACCGACTCGTCGAGTCGAAAAACGAGTACGACCCGGAGAACCTCTTCCGGTTGAATCAAAACGTGAAGCCAGCAGACTAG
- a CDS encoding MFS transporter, whose product MNEQTDLTRGIREHLGQFSLHVLLVFATGLTIGSERAVVPVLGEDVLGVESFSVIGSFVVSFGFVKALLNLYAGRWGEEYGRKPVLVLGWLTALPIPVILIYAPSWSWITVGNILLGINQALTWSMAINAKIDLAGPEQRGLAVGIDEAFGYTGVAAGAWITGVIAGQTSLRPEPFYFLVAVVVLAFLISVFLIKETVQLAQQEGDDDHHDANLPFNDVLKRATYGDKTLFAAAQAGHVENFVDTLFWIAVPLYLTSQGLAIETVGVVVGVHSAMYFLQIGTGGLADRIGRRPPVVAGMFLAGAGVLGMVFVEGYLPWVVLSGLSGLGMALLYPNLMTVPSDAAHPTWRSAGMGVYRMWRDAGYGVGAILIGLSMEFVNAEAAFYMTAFLMFLSGAIVYLWMEETHPDFGTHEPPAPATVTRQATPEG is encoded by the coding sequence ATGAACGAGCAAACTGACCTCACACGGGGGATTCGCGAACACCTCGGACAGTTCTCGTTACACGTCCTGTTGGTGTTCGCGACAGGGCTGACCATCGGTTCGGAGCGCGCGGTCGTCCCCGTCCTGGGCGAGGACGTGCTCGGCGTCGAGTCGTTCTCTGTCATCGGCTCGTTCGTCGTCTCCTTCGGCTTCGTCAAGGCGCTGCTCAACCTCTACGCCGGGAGGTGGGGCGAGGAGTACGGCCGCAAGCCCGTGCTCGTGCTCGGCTGGCTCACCGCGCTGCCGATCCCCGTGATCCTCATCTACGCGCCGAGCTGGAGCTGGATCACCGTCGGGAACATTCTGCTCGGAATCAATCAGGCGCTGACCTGGAGCATGGCGATTAACGCTAAGATCGACCTTGCAGGTCCCGAGCAGCGCGGGCTCGCCGTCGGCATCGACGAGGCGTTCGGCTACACCGGCGTCGCCGCGGGCGCGTGGATCACGGGCGTCATCGCCGGACAGACGAGTCTCCGTCCGGAGCCGTTCTACTTCCTCGTCGCCGTGGTGGTGCTGGCGTTCCTCATCTCGGTCTTCCTCATCAAAGAGACGGTTCAGCTCGCACAGCAGGAGGGCGACGACGACCACCACGATGCGAACCTCCCGTTCAACGACGTTCTGAAGCGAGCGACCTACGGCGACAAGACGCTGTTCGCGGCGGCACAGGCCGGCCACGTCGAGAATTTCGTCGACACGTTGTTCTGGATCGCGGTGCCGCTGTATCTCACGAGTCAAGGGCTGGCGATCGAGACAGTCGGTGTGGTCGTCGGCGTTCACAGCGCGATGTACTTCCTCCAGATCGGGACCGGCGGTCTCGCCGATCGCATTGGACGTCGACCACCGGTCGTGGCGGGGATGTTCCTCGCCGGGGCAGGTGTCCTCGGGATGGTATTTGTCGAGGGCTACCTCCCCTGGGTCGTACTGTCGGGGCTCTCAGGGCTGGGGATGGCACTACTCTATCCGAATCTGATGACCGTTCCCAGCGATGCAGCCCACCCGACGTGGCGGTCGGCCGGCATGGGTGTCTACCGGATGTGGCGTGACGCCGGCTACGGCGTCGGCGCGATCCTGATCGGTCTCTCGATGGAGTTCGTGAATGCCGAAGCCGCCTTCTACATGACTGCGTTCTTGATGTTCCTCTCTGGAGCCATCGTCTACCTGTGGATGGAAGAGACACATCCTGACTTCGGTACCCACGAACCACCAGCTCCCGCGACGGTAACGAGACAGGCAACCCCTGAAGGTTAA